The following are from one region of the Megachile rotundata isolate GNS110a chromosome 15, iyMegRotu1, whole genome shotgun sequence genome:
- the ndl gene encoding serine protease nudel isoform X5 gives MDIECEIPSKERLPIVEGQCCVNLSTISGEVHRQTNGKSIVDSELRRNRSSRKRGNCSNELLYALSIMCLATFVVYLIITSGYSCQSVQNVSNKEIDQREELAFDVSVPEEQTTKSIDLDLREYYYKHQLPDMIPELRAILLNIDQNRLKRNTGSYPCNQNTEHCKTVIDSMLSIVNIVNNSIPHLQPFLANFTSKSNSTKSQFIELVECLQCKSGPQDIADQTTQENIDNGFEHFDHAQIKNNVEVVNNLLNDEDQDDQNKHSSSNSVIFTAYEEQSAKKSTVSILDKSEEYSGETTEEARTTSTIETTGYGSMSKETEVYAAATSTSTSISASSASTTKADEATTQTERIDDTMWSTIIANAMAKLDGDNATETTNDTVHPSDQGHGEWSAAEREGENASKSSRKSNASATKERIVFNDQFQNKPTMDSAPGMIPTAETMKSTQQLQLTPTMSWMPYQVCFYGPSMGATKQSAPSQSMYPASSPGAAYPIPMSQQRPNNQNPMNQPANYFQVQAQSVQFLPMQPFPGNFGAQRPGPTGPGPQSFPMFPGHQIPSGGANPSAKSSYYCTYIPAPTFQFPTIPGVSDYQRSSDKEDGSKEKGKKSKEYPEPCPFSMIRCGDGKKCILRSQWCNGQVDCMDASDETTCSCRDRISQERLCDGYFDCPHGEDELGCLGCPKTSFSCNDWNKRFSPDNCLPLSQRCDGIEQCSNGKDEVDCSVLTPSYIGGKNAFMTGYTKGYLHKNFNGQWYPVCTAVDSWAKDACIAEIGIEIDEVPTIQIHSMSDDVYQGPFLTEVDGQPKLIPSCMNTAVYVECPPFACGTPVAQNSLQSTSEETDQSSRLLSGMLRPWSENEIDWRTNNDRNSSKEDDIVGSQLRVVGGRASQPTAWPFLVAIYKDGRFHCGGIILNDLWILTAAHCVDGYKGHYYEIQAGMLRRFSFSPMSQFRKARYAIAHPSYSGRDMTNDIGMIMLDDSLRFNRWVRPVCLPERDILGSMWRVEPEPGSTCLAIGWGATSERGPDPDHLREVEVPILKHCKYETDQIAGTICAGYPQGGRDACQGDSGGPLMCRNPYSQSQWYVAGIVSHGEGCGRPNEPGAYTKVSYFLSWIKEVSNSSWIPPLRRTPLTECPGFSCKGGLGTCLPAAARCNRIIDCLDGEDELNCHLDWNRSFSRKVDDIDSDTTSSPVDSSTSQQILNDTEVFEATDRTLITEEQNNEVIFDNTYKSTTYSSIESEPSTVEIDSAIDVPTTFTCGRLLQSIPINKRCNREADCEDSTDEMNCTCKDYLSNLKPTAICDGYLDCDDKTDEQDCEICSKDQFFCKNSRVCISSFQKCDGHFDCKFKEDELDCFTLTDGHHVYLDADERPFLNTHGVLTRNVDGKWQTTCHKPKMLKNQWSPTLIGQNMCEYFGFQGMKSSFSITVKNVEMETIKWDKENATQQNIPIPVSREEEDKTCPGLNIRCTPVFSSSISTYLTIDSSTGNHVHLWPWLAAIFVDGEYRCSALLLDHHWLLSASKCVENVRLDQNYATAVLGYGPLFRHVDGPHQTVSTIDEVQHVNNSESVLLHLKHRVDVSRHVQPLFLNKTTGVLTICFRIYLPGVNDTCVAVGTNEKYETQSIFLKTVLQNCKTCHRCFVNSLISECSENETSNWSGVVFCQGRKGWYPAATFQDHEGPCSFREPQTLTGIDHISPYLVEAIDGKRQSIEATCEGFRCSIGQCIPKDRVCDGVPDCRDSSDENPKYCEELRDNCENRVDGCNCAKSELRCGNGRCVDKSAFCNGVIDCSDGSDEPTICTCAHYLRLTNPGRLCDGVRHCYDKTDESPELCPCGGDKLKCRTNIGNDTCIPQDFICDGEKDCIDGEDEAKCRMLKQFSDDSNGSGEVIRQSYGVWHTECFPNPISSEEASNLCEEMGYSSGDISNETITTEELMIPKRDEFYLVRLNYFSWMTLRNDKPLITLVKSNDTCHRAFVDCI, from the exons ATGGATATAGAATGCGAGATTCCTTCGAAGGAACGTCTACCAATAGTGGAAGGCCAGTGCTGCGTGAACCTGAGCACGATTTCTGGGGAAGTTCATCGACAAACGAACG GAAAATCGATTGTGGATTCGGAACTCCGTAGGAACAGGAGTTCTCGCAAACGTGGCAACTGTTCCAACGAGCTGTTGTACGCGTTGTCGATTATGTGCCTGGCTACCTTTGTGGTGTACTTAATTATTACGTCGG GTTATTCATGTCAAAGTGTTCAAAACGTGTCGAATAAGGAAATCGATCAGAGAGAAGAATTGGCGTTCGACGTATCGGTACCAGAGGAACAAACAACAAAATCAATTGATCTTGATTTGCGCGAGTATTACTATAAGCATCAGCTACCCGATATGATTCCAGAGTTACGCGCGATCTTGTTGAACATAGATCAAAACCGTTTGAAACGTAACACCGGCTCGTATCCCTGTAACCAGAACACGGAACACTGTAAGACCGTTATCGATTCGATGTTGAGCATCGTTAATATCGTGAACAACAGTATACCGCATCTTCAGCCTTTTCTGGCGAACTTCACCTCGAAATCAAATTCAACCAAGTCCCAGTTTATAGAATTGGTCGAGTGCTTGCAGTGCAAGAGCGGCCCTCAAGATATTGCTGACCAGACGACCCAAGAAAATATCGACAATGGGTTCGAACATTTTGATCACGCTCAGATCAAGAACAACGTTGAGGTAGTCAACAATTTGTTAAACGACGAGGATCAGGATGATCAGAACAAACATTCGAGCAGTAATTCGGTGATTTTCACCGCTTACGAGGAACAGAGTGCGAAAAAGTCGACGGTATCGATTCTTGACAAGTCGGAAGAATATTCCGGTGAAACAACCGAGGAGGCACGGACGACGTCGACGATCGAAACCACGGGATATGGATCAATGTCAAAGGAAACGGAAGTGTATGCCGCGGCGACGAGTACGTCAACGAGTATTTCTGCATCGAGTGCATCAACGACCAAAGCGGATGAAGCAACAACCCAGACGGAGAGAATCGATGATACGATGTGGTCTACGATTATCGCGAACGCTATGGCCAAGCTAGACGGAGACAACGCGACGGAAACTACAAATGACACGGTGCATCCTTCGGACCAAGGTCATGGCGAATGGAGCGCTGCGGAAAGGGAAGGTGAAAACG CTTCGAAGAGTTCCAGAAAATCAAACGCGAGCGCCACTAAGGAGAGGATCGTCTTCAACGATCAGTTTCAAAACAAGCCCACTATGGACTCGGCTCCAGGCATGATCCCCACTGCAGAAACCATGAAATCGACGCAACAACTGCAACTGACCCCAACGATGTCCTGGATGCCCTATCAAGTCTGTTTCTATGGGCCATCAATGGGTGCCACGAAACAGTCGGCTCCAAGTCAAAGCATGTACCCAGCATCCTCGCCAGGAGCGGCTTATCCGATACCCATGTCACAGCAACGACCGAACAACCAAAACCCCATGAATCAACCCGCTAACTACTTCCAAGTACAGGCACAATCCGTCCAGTTCTTACCTATGCAGCCGTTTCCAGGTAATTTTGGTGCTCAAAGACCTGGACCCACTGGTCCTGGGCCCCAGAGCTTCCCCATGTTCCCTGGACATCAGATTCCCAGCGGCGGAGCGAATCCATCTGCAAAGTCGTCTTATTATTGCACTTATATTCCCGctccaacttttcaattcccgaCCATTCCTGGAGTATCGGACTATCAAAGGTCTTCGGATAAAGAAGATGGCTCGAAAGAGAAGGGTAAGAAGTCTAAAG AATATCCAGAACCGTGTCCATTTAGCATGATTCGGTGCGGAGATGGAAAAAAATGTATACTGAGATCACAGTGGTGCAATGGTCAAGTGGATTGCATGGACGCCAGCGACGAAACCACGTGTTCCTGCAGGGACCGAATATCCCAGGAGCGTCTTTGCGATGGTTACTTTGATTGTCCTCATGGAGAAGACGAATTGGGATGTCTGG GTtgtccaaaaacctcgttcagCTGCAACGACTGGAATAAACGATTCTCCCCCGACAACTGTCTTCCATTATCTCAACGTTGCGATGGCATAGAACAATGTTCCAATGGAAAAGACGAAGTAGACTGCAGCGTACTAACACCCTCTTACATCGGTGGcaaaaat GCGTTTATGACTGGTTACACCAAAGGGTATCTGCACAAGAATTTCAATGGTCAATGGTATCCCGTGTGCACGGCAGTCGACTCCTGGGCCAAGGATGCCTGTATCGCTGAGATTGGAATCGAGATAGA CGAGGTGCCCACAATCCAAATCCACTCGATGTCAGATGACGTTTACCAGGGGCCTTTTCTGACGGAAGTCGACGGTCAACCAAAGCTGATTCCCTCTTGCATGAACACGGCGGTCTACGTAGAATGTCCTCCCTTTGCTTGTGGTACGCCGGTAGCACAAAATTCTCTGCAGTCAACTTCCGAAGAAACGGACCAGAGCTCGCGATTGCTCAGTGGAATGCTGCGACCATGGTCCGAAAACGAGATCGATTGGCGAACCAACAATGACAGGAACAGTAGCAAAGAGGATGACATCGTTGGATCGCAGTTGCGGGTCGTTGGTGGACGCGCCAGTCAACCAACTGCTTGGCCATTCTTAGTGGCTATTTACAAAGATGGCCGATTTCATTGCGGTGGTATCATCTTGAATGACTTGTGGATTCTTACGGCTGCTCATTGCGTCGATGG GTACAAGGGTCATTACTACGAGATCCAAGCAGGAATGCTCCGACGATTTTCTTTCTCCCCGATGTCGCAATTCAGAAAAGCGAGATACGCGATTGCGCATCCTAGCTACAGCGGCAGAGACATGACTAATGACATAGGGATGATCATGCTGGACGATTCTCTACGTTTCAATCGATGGGTGAGACCTGTCTGTCTACCGGAAAGAGACATCTTGGGCTCCATGTGGCGAGTCGAACCGGAACCAGGCTCCACCTGCCTGGCTATAGGATGGGGTGCTACCAGCGAACGTGGTCCAGATC CTGATCACTTGAGAGAAGTCGAGGTGCCCATATTGAAACATTGCAAGTACGAGACTGATCAAATCGCGGGTACCATTTGTGCCGGATATCCTCAAGGAGGTCGTGACGCGTGCCAAGGGGACAGTGGGGGTCCTCTGATGTGCAG AAATCCATATTCACAGTCGCAGTGGTACGTGGCAGGCATAGTTAGTCATGGAGAAGGCTGCGGTCGTCCGAATGAACCTGGTGCCTACACGAAAGTCAGCTACTTTCTCAGCTGGATCAAAGAAGTTTCCA ACAGCTCTTGGATACCTCCTCTGAGACGAACTCCACTGACAGAGTGTCCAGGATTTAGCTGTAAAGGTGGATTAGGTACATGTTTGCCTGCCGCAGCTCGTTGCAACCGGATAATCGATTGCTTGGACGGGGAAGACGAACTTAATTGTCACCTCGACTGGAATCGTTCCTTCTCCCGAAAGGTTGACGATATCGATTCTGATACCACTTCGTCACCGGTAGACAGTTCTACGTCTCAGCAAATTTTGAACG ATACCGAGGTGTTCGAGGCGACTGATCGAACGTTGATTACGGAGGAACAAAACAACGAAGTTATTTTTGATAACACTTATAAATCCACAACGTACAGTTCCATTGAATCGGAACCCAGTACTGTGGAAATTGATTCTGCGATAGATGTTCCGACAACGTTCACGTGTGGAAG GTTGCTTCAAAGTATTCCCATTAATAAAAGATGCAACAGAGAAGCGGATTGCGAAGACAGCACCGATGAAATGAATTGCACTTGCAAAGACTATTTGTCAAACTTGAAACCAACCGCAATTTGCGACGGATACTTGGACTGCGACGATAAAACTGACGAACAAGACTGCG AAATCTGTTCCAAGGATCAATTTTTCTGCAAAAACAGTCGCGTCTGCATTTCGTCCTTCCAGAAATGCGACGGGCATTTCGATTGTAAATTTAAGGAGGACGAATTGGACTGCT TTACATTGACCGATGGCCACCATGTGTACCTGGACGCGGACGAGCGGCCGTTTTTAAACACGCACGGTGTACTAACTCGAAATGTCGATGGTAAATGGCAAACGACGTGTCACAAACCAAAAATGCTTAAAAATCAATGGTCCCCCACGCTCATTGGGCAAAACATGTGCGAATATTTCGGATTCCA GGGCATGAAATCTTCCTTTTCGATTACCGTAAAGAATGTAGAGATGGAAACAATAAAATGGGACAAGGAGAACGCGACACAACAAAACATTCCAATCCCCGTCTCTCGGGAAGAAGAGGATAAAACCTGTCCTGGACTTAACATTCGCTGCACACCGGTTTTCAGCAGTAGTATAAGCACGTACTTGACTATAGATTCCAGTACTGGAAACCACGTTCACCTGTGGCCGTGGCTCGCCGCCATCTTTGTGGACGGAGAATATCGTTGCTCGGCGTTGCTGTTAGACCATCACTGGCTGCTCTCCGCTTCGAAATGCGTCGAAAATGTCAG ACTGGATCAAAATTATGCTACAGCTGTGCTCGGTTATGGTCCATTGTTCCGACACGTGGATGGTCCTCATCAAACGGTGTCGACAATCGATGAAGTGCAACACGTGAATAATTCGGAGTCTGTTCTGTTACACTTGAAACATCGAGTGGACGTCAGTCGTCACGTGCAACCTCTGTTTCTCAATAAAAC AACTGGAGTGCTAACTATATGTTTCAGGATATATTTGCCAGGAGTGAACGACACTTGTGTGGCTGTTGGAACAAATGAGAAGTACGAAACGCAGTCGATCTTCTTGAAAACTgttttgcaaaattgcaaaacttgcCATCGATGCTTCGTAAATTCTTTAATCTCCGAATGCTCG GAAAATGAAACATCGAATTGGAGTGGAGTAGTATTTTGTCAGGGTAGAAAAGGATGGTATCCTGCAGCCACGTTCCAGGACCACGAGGGTCCTTGCAGTTTCCGAGAGCCTCAAACTTTAACAggcatcgatcacataagtccTTACTTAGTGGAAGCAATAG ATGGTAAAAGACAATCGATCGAGGCAACTTGCGAAGGTTTTCGATGCAGCATTGGTCAGTGCATTCCTAAAGATCGAGTTTGTGACGGTGTACCTGACTGTCGAGATTCCTCAGACGAGAATCCAAAATATTGCGAAGAGCTTCGAGACAATTGCGAGAATAGAGTAGATGGTTGCA ATTGCGCGAAATCAGAATTACGATGCGGAAACGGAAGATGCGTCGACAAAAGTGCATTCTGCAACGGAGTAATCGATTGCAGCGACGGATCCGACGAACCCACGATATGCACCTGTGCACACTACCTGAGATTAACAAACCCAGGGAGACTATGCGACGGTGTACGCCACTGTTACGATAAAACTGACGAGTCTCCAGAACTTTGTCCTTGTGGAGGCGACAAACTTAAATGTAGAAC GAACATTGGCAACGATACTTGCATCCCTCAGGACTTTATTTGCGACGGGGAGAAAGATTGCATAGATGGCGAAGACGAAGCAAAGTGTAGAATGCTGAAACAGTTCTCGGACGATAG CAATGGATCCGGAGAAGTAATTCGACAAAGTTACGGTGTGTGGCATACCGAATGTTTCCCAAATCCTATTTCGTCGGAGGAGGCATCAAATTTGTGCGAAGAGATGGGATATTCGTCAGGAGACATTAGCAACGAAACGATAACCACCGAAGAACTGATGATACCGAAGCGAGACGAATTTTACCTAGTCAGACTGAACTATTTTTCCTGGATGACGTTAAGAAACGACAAACCATTGATCACGCTAGTAAAATCCAACGATACTTGTCATCGTGCTTTCGTCGACTGCATTTGA